A region of Streptomyces sp. NBC_01267 DNA encodes the following proteins:
- a CDS encoding acyl-CoA thioesterase produces the protein MRHIYSCPLRWSDMDAFGHVNNVVFLRYLEEARIDFMFRLAPGDGSPSFSGGSVVARHEIDYVRPLVHRHEPVTVESWVTKIGAASLTIAYEVKDPDQVYVRASTIVVPYNLEAQRPRRITAEEKSYLQGYLDEPGTLAA, from the coding sequence GTGCGGCACATCTACTCCTGCCCCCTGCGCTGGTCGGACATGGACGCCTTCGGGCACGTCAACAACGTCGTCTTCCTGCGGTACCTGGAAGAGGCGCGGATCGACTTCATGTTCCGGCTGGCGCCGGGGGACGGCTCGCCGTCGTTCTCCGGCGGGTCCGTGGTGGCCCGGCACGAGATCGACTACGTGCGTCCGCTGGTCCACCGGCACGAGCCGGTGACCGTCGAGTCCTGGGTGACGAAGATCGGCGCTGCCTCGCTGACCATCGCCTACGAGGTGAAGGACCCGGACCAGGTGTACGTCAGGGCGTCGACGATCGTCGTCCCGTACAACCTGGAGGCGCAGCGTCCGCGGCGGATCACCGCCGAGGAGAAGTCCTACCTCCAGGGGTACCTGGACGAGCCGGGAACGCTCGCCGCATGA
- the ettA gene encoding energy-dependent translational throttle protein EttA: MAEYIYTMRKTRKAHGDKVILDDVTLNFLPGAKIGVVGPNGAGKSTVLKIMAGLEQPSNGDAFLSPGFSVGILMQEPLLDESKTVLENVQDGAAEIMGKLKRFNEVAELMATDYSDALLEEMGKLQEDLDHSNAWDLDAQLEQAMDALGCPPGDWPVVNLSGGEKRRVALCKLLIEAPDLLLLDEPTNHLDAESVNWLEQHLSKYPGAVVAVTHDRYFLNNVAEWILELDRGRALPYEGNYSTYLDKKATRLKVEGRKDEKRAKRLKEELEWVRSNAKGRQTKSKARLARYEEMAAEADKMRKLDFEEIQIPPGPRLGSIVVEVENLSKAFGDKVLIDDLSFTLPRNGIVGVIGPNGAGKTTLFKMIQGLETPDSGAIKVGDTVKISYVDQSRANIDPKKTLWAVVSDELDYINVGQVEMPSRAYVSAFGFKGPDQQKPAGVLSGGERNRLNLALTLKEGGNLLLLDEPTNDLDVETLSSLENALLEFPGAAVVISHDRWFLDRVATHILAYEGDSKWYWFEGNFESYEKNKIERLGADAARPHRATYKKLTRG, translated from the coding sequence TTGGCTGAGTACATCTACACCATGCGCAAGACGCGTAAGGCGCACGGCGACAAGGTGATTCTCGATGACGTCACCCTGAACTTCCTGCCCGGTGCGAAGATCGGTGTCGTGGGCCCCAACGGTGCCGGTAAGTCCACGGTGCTGAAGATCATGGCGGGCCTTGAGCAGCCCTCCAACGGCGACGCGTTCCTCTCGCCCGGGTTCAGCGTCGGCATCCTCATGCAGGAGCCGCTGCTCGACGAGAGCAAGACCGTCCTGGAGAACGTCCAGGACGGCGCCGCCGAGATCATGGGCAAGCTCAAGCGCTTCAACGAGGTCGCCGAGCTGATGGCGACCGACTACTCCGACGCGCTCCTCGAAGAGATGGGCAAGCTCCAGGAGGACCTGGACCACTCCAACGCCTGGGACCTCGACGCCCAGCTCGAACAGGCCATGGACGCCCTGGGCTGCCCGCCCGGCGACTGGCCTGTCGTCAACCTCTCCGGTGGTGAGAAGCGCCGCGTCGCGCTCTGCAAGCTGCTGATCGAGGCGCCCGACCTGCTGCTGCTCGACGAGCCCACCAACCACCTGGACGCCGAGTCGGTGAACTGGCTGGAGCAGCACCTCTCGAAGTACCCGGGTGCGGTCGTCGCCGTCACCCACGACCGGTACTTCCTGAACAACGTCGCCGAGTGGATCCTTGAGCTCGACCGCGGCCGTGCGCTCCCCTACGAGGGCAACTACTCCACGTACCTCGACAAGAAGGCCACCCGCCTCAAGGTCGAGGGCCGCAAGGACGAGAAGCGCGCCAAGCGGCTCAAGGAAGAGCTGGAGTGGGTCCGCTCCAACGCCAAGGGCCGCCAGACCAAGTCCAAGGCCCGTCTCGCCCGTTACGAGGAGATGGCAGCCGAGGCGGACAAGATGCGGAAGCTGGACTTCGAGGAGATCCAGATCCCGCCGGGCCCGCGGCTCGGGTCCATCGTCGTCGAGGTCGAGAACCTCTCGAAGGCCTTCGGCGACAAGGTCCTCATCGACGACCTGTCCTTCACGCTGCCGCGCAACGGCATCGTCGGTGTCATCGGCCCGAACGGCGCGGGCAAGACCACGCTGTTCAAGATGATCCAGGGCCTGGAGACGCCGGACTCGGGCGCCATCAAGGTCGGCGACACGGTCAAGATCTCCTACGTCGACCAGAGCCGCGCCAACATCGACCCCAAGAAGACCCTCTGGGCGGTCGTGTCGGACGAACTGGACTACATCAACGTCGGCCAGGTCGAGATGCCTTCGCGGGCGTACGTCTCCGCGTTCGGCTTCAAGGGTCCGGACCAGCAGAAGCCGGCCGGTGTCCTCTCCGGTGGTGAGCGCAACCGCCTCAACCTGGCGCTGACCCTCAAGGAGGGCGGCAACCTGCTGCTCCTCGACGAGCCCACCAACGACCTCGACGTCGAGACCCTGTCCTCGCTGGAGAACGCGCTCCTGGAGTTCCCCGGTGCGGCCGTGGTCATCTCCCACGACCGCTGGTTCCTGGACCGCGTCGCCACGCACATCCTGGCGTACGAGGGCGACTCCAAGTGGTACTGGTTCGAGGGCAACTTCGAGTCGTACGAGAAGAACAAGATCGAGCGCCTGGGTGCGGACGCGGCCCGCCCGCACCGTGCCACGTACAAGAAGCTGACGCGAGGCTGA
- a CDS encoding LAETG motif-containing sortase-dependent surface protein — protein sequence MFSAVSAVPGSSIRRRGTSRLAAAALAAGLVAGGAIATAAPAFADDAPASSSGVNATLDNPGVVVGGTVKINGANETAGLFELKVDGGGTIKTYCIDLHNHTQANTSYREVTWAESSLAGNGDAGKIRWILEHSYPQVTPADLGQTLNVTLNDATAAAATQAAIWHFSDHVDAVPKDEAGQKLTKYLEEKASNVAEPAASLSLGPAEVAGHPGANLGPVTVSTNAAKAEVALAPDAPRGVSVVDKDGKPVTTAVNGTQLFFKVPAGTEPGSAKLTVSAQTAVPIGRAFVSDSKSQTQILAGTSTASVSAVASANWASQGAIPAVSAKKDCAKGGVDITASNKGDEAFTFELAGQKHTVEAGKSQTVTVPVAEDQAYDFTIKGPNGFEKRFQGVLDCKTAGSTPVSTGTPTPAPSAASAGGSTSGSQGGDLAETGGSSSTPIIAGVAIVLVVLGGGAVFMLRRKSASGQ from the coding sequence GTGTTTTCTGCGGTTTCTGCTGTTCCTGGTTCCTCCATACGGCGTCGGGGTACCTCCCGTCTCGCCGCTGCGGCCCTGGCCGCAGGACTGGTCGCGGGTGGCGCCATAGCCACTGCCGCGCCCGCGTTCGCCGATGACGCGCCGGCCAGCTCGTCCGGTGTCAACGCCACCCTGGACAACCCGGGCGTGGTGGTCGGCGGCACGGTCAAGATCAACGGCGCCAACGAGACGGCCGGGCTCTTCGAGCTCAAGGTCGACGGCGGCGGCACCATCAAGACGTACTGCATCGACCTGCACAACCACACCCAGGCGAACACCTCGTACCGCGAGGTCACCTGGGCCGAGTCCTCGCTTGCCGGCAACGGCGACGCGGGCAAGATCCGCTGGATCCTTGAGCACTCGTACCCGCAGGTGACGCCCGCGGACCTCGGGCAGACCCTGAACGTCACCCTGAACGACGCCACGGCCGCCGCCGCCACCCAGGCCGCGATCTGGCACTTCTCGGACCACGTCGACGCGGTGCCGAAGGACGAGGCGGGCCAGAAGCTCACCAAGTACCTGGAGGAGAAGGCCAGCAACGTCGCCGAGCCGGCCGCTTCGCTCTCGCTCGGCCCCGCCGAGGTGGCGGGTCACCCGGGTGCGAACCTCGGTCCGGTGACCGTGTCCACCAACGCGGCCAAGGCCGAGGTCGCGCTCGCCCCCGACGCGCCGCGGGGCGTCAGCGTGGTCGACAAGGACGGCAAGCCCGTCACCACCGCCGTCAACGGCACGCAGCTCTTCTTCAAGGTGCCGGCCGGCACCGAGCCGGGCTCGGCCAAGCTGACCGTCAGCGCGCAGACCGCGGTGCCGATCGGCCGCGCCTTCGTCAGTGACTCCAAGAGCCAGACCCAGATCCTCGCGGGCACCAGCACCGCTTCGGTCAGCGCGGTCGCCTCGGCGAACTGGGCCAGCCAGGGTGCCATCCCGGCTGTCTCCGCCAAGAAGGACTGCGCCAAGGGCGGGGTGGACATCACCGCCTCGAACAAGGGCGACGAGGCGTTCACCTTCGAGCTGGCCGGTCAGAAGCACACGGTCGAAGCCGGTAAGTCGCAGACGGTGACCGTCCCGGTCGCCGAGGACCAGGCGTACGACTTCACGATCAAGGGTCCGAACGGCTTCGAGAAGCGCTTCCAGGGCGTCCTCGACTGCAAGACCGCCGGTAGCACCCCGGTGAGCACCGGCACCCCGACGCCCGCGCCCAGCGCGGCCTCGGCCGGTGGCAGCACCTCGGGCTCGCAGGGCGGGGACCTCGCCGAGACCGGTGGCTCCAGCTCCACCCCGATCATCGCCGGTGTCGCGATCGTCCTCGTGGTGCTCGGTGGCGGCGCGGTCTTCATGCTCCGCAGGAAGAGCGCTTCGGGTCAGTGA
- a CDS encoding single-stranded DNA-binding protein — protein sequence MSDTLVTLVGNVATQPEFRESVAGGMSRFRFAVTPRRWDRQKQNWADGPTSFYTVLAWRTLAANVAGSVSVGEPLVVHGRLRVHEEERDGQRRFSADVEAVAVGHDLTRGTSAFKRVTRADPSLTERPKALVP from the coding sequence ATGAGCGACACCTTGGTGACGTTGGTGGGAAATGTGGCGACGCAGCCGGAATTCCGGGAGTCGGTGGCCGGTGGAATGTCGCGGTTCCGGTTCGCGGTGACCCCCCGTCGCTGGGACCGGCAGAAACAGAACTGGGCGGACGGACCCACCAGCTTCTACACGGTGTTGGCGTGGCGGACACTTGCCGCGAATGTGGCTGGTTCGGTCTCGGTCGGTGAACCACTCGTCGTGCACGGCAGGTTGCGGGTGCATGAAGAAGAGCGGGACGGGCAGCGCAGATTCTCCGCAGACGTCGAAGCGGTGGCGGTGGGACACGATCTGACCCGTGGGACCTCGGCGTTCAAGCGTGTGACCAGGGCTGATCCGTCCCTGACGGAGCGTCCGAAAGCCTTGGTGCCCTGA